The following are encoded together in the Juglans microcarpa x Juglans regia isolate MS1-56 chromosome 2D, Jm3101_v1.0, whole genome shotgun sequence genome:
- the LOC121248234 gene encoding protein LONGIFOLIA 1-like isoform X1 — protein MSAKLLRTITDENQDLHKQIGCMNGFFQLFDRRHFLAGRRRINSHDHKRLLPGQNGSPTTEPDNALHRVKETNPKKLVKEKHRVSTESSKTSLSSSSCSSSFSSLDYKIAQFESSSYNQPSLPETPTRPMNKLPNASLQSRQQSHDLRDVVKDSIYREARTLSVKTCRKEEAVGSTLKYIDSPRPLQFPNSIKPRASGANDSVRILAKLQESRNYKEEKASLKLLSLKEAPRLSYDGRVSQDACKSTIKLKELPRLSLDSRVCSIRGSASETKSNFLLKDLQRRSDNSSNMLNQQQEPESSKRSSTIIAKLMGLEAFQQSALTSENPLGFISSCQTEKSDHFSNSRTTDGNKQNQIPGSPRKSHKDPIQARLKNADHVIRPTSGSRFPAEPTPRRQPDGSQSSQQTSFGHGKATTKASNSCPSVYGEIEKRLAELEFNKSGKDLRALKQILEAMQKPKEALDTKREQASEFASQRSNYSSSLQSSNLASPRKLQNKDPISDTIKGPQSPKSYRPPMAIMKPVKLIRRTSDCASNIIPTESMSRPNKHGDTANGRKVDKLRAKDLAPGSNYLKDHFSSLSCSTDKKTNAKTSKSTSALTAPRHIIGENNTSSATVSPRLQQRKLRSQKQSPPTIPSSDSSNAIRQPTRQPMGSNSPGRKLRLRSPSLQQRNDQLSETSSGMRDLSHQGDNISLQSESNISLCSDIDMEVPRTNQSDKINTTFFQQDGKKQKVSVHALIYPYKNLIISLTGFVSLTQNPTGCIKDRLIVEPAIATLEQPSPVSVLDATFYRDESPSPVKKILNAFEDYEAQDPDEGEWVPLDLAQLQKGTKPIFSAYIDDNKSESIRHVLQNLQQINCTEEKPITDYTTALHESTNSDHRYISEILLASGLLRDLDFDSMTIQLQASGHAIDSGVFLALEQTKASAGLLNDKLSGKMIVESEHPEKIQRILVFDTVNEILAQKLLLGGPLQKWFSPNKLAGRKPRGQQLLEEMCSAVDRLQNNHLNRSLDEEDDSLRSIISEDLMQQSMDWIDCPCEIPGIVLGLERLIFKDLITEVVNGERAGLKGKPGGRSRKLFSM, from the exons ATGTCTGCAAAGCTTTTGCGTACCATAACTGATGAAAATCAAGATCTGCATAAGCAGATTGGGTGCATGAATGGATTCTTTCAGCTCTTTGACCGCCGCCATTTTCTCGCTGGGAGACGACGCATCAACAGCCATGACCACAAGAGACTTCTTCCAG GTCAAAATGGCAGCCCCACAACAGAGCCTGACAACGCATTACACAGAGTTAAG GAAACAAATCCAAAGAAGCTTGTGAAAGAGAAACATAGAGTCTCGACAGAATCATCCAAAACCTCTCTTTCATCCTCCTCATGCTCATCTAGCTTCTCCTCTCTTGACTATAAGATAGCACAATTCGAGTCATCTTCGTATAACCAACCCAGTTTACCTGAAACCCCCACTCGGCCCATGAACAAATTACCAAATGCGTCTTTGCAATCAAGGCAGCAATCCCACGACCTCCGAGATGTTGTTAAAGACTCCATCTACAGAGAAGCCCGTACATTATCAGTAAAAACTTGTAGAAAGGAGGAAGCAGTGGGTAGTACATTAAAATACATCGACTCGCCGCGGCCTTTGCAGTTTCCCAACTCTATCAAGCCCAGAGCTTCTGGTGCCAATGATTCAGTTCGCATTCTTGCTAAACTCCAGGAATCAAGGAATTACAAGGAAGAGAAAGCTAGCCTTAAGCTGTTGTCACTGAAGGAGGCTCCTCGGCTCTCTTATGATGGAAGGGTATCACAAGATGCATGCAAGTCTACCATAAAGCTCAAGGAACTCCCAAGGTTGTCATTGGACAGCAGAGTATGCTCCATAAGGGGTTCCGCCtctgaaacaaaatcaaattttcttttgaaggaTCTGCAAAGAAGGTCGGACAACTCCAGCAATATGCTTAACCAGCAGCAAGAACCAGAAAGTTCCAAACGATCATCCACCATTATTGCAAAGTTGATGGGATTGGAAGCTTTCCAACAATCAGCATTGACCAGCGAGAATCCATTAGGGTTCATCAGTAGCTGCCAAACTGAGAAATCTGACCACTTCTCAAACTCAAGAACAACTGATGGAAACAAGCAAAATCAAATTCCTGGGTCCCCAAGGAAATCACACAAGGACCCCATCCAAGCCAGGTTGAAAAATGCTGATCATGTTATAAGGCCTACCTCAGGATCAAGATTTCCAGCAGAACCAACTCCAAGGAGGCAGCCAGATGGCAGCCAGAGTTCTCAACAAACAAGTTTCGGGCATGGGAAAGCAACCACAAAAGCCTCAAACTCTTGCCCCTCTGTTTATGGGGAAATTGAAAAAAGGTTGGCCGAGCTGGAGTTCAATAAATCTGGCAAGGATCTCAGAGCTCTTAAACAGATACTTGAAGCAATGCAGAAGCCTAAAGAAGCATTAGATACCAAAAGAGAGCAGGCTTCGGAATTTGCATCTCAAAGAAGCAATTATAGCAGCTCTCTGCAAAGCTCAAATTTAGCAAGCCCAAGAAAGCTACAAAATAAGGACCCAATTTCTGACACAATCAAGGGGCCACAATCTCCAAAGAGTTATAGACCCCCAATGGCCATCATGAAACCAGTTAAACTAATCAGAAGAACAAGTGACTGCGCTTCCAACATAATCCCAACTGAAAGTATGTCACGACCCAACAAGCATGGTGACACTGCAAATGGGAGAAAGGTTGACAAGCTAAGAGCAAAAGATCTAGCTCCAGGAAGCAATTATCTAAAAGACCATTTCAGTTCACTTTCTTGCTCCACAGATAAGAAAACCAATGcaaaaacttcaaaatcaaCATCAGCTTTAACAGCACCCCGACACATAATTGGAGAAAACAACACGAGCTCAGCAACTGTGAGCCCCAGACTGCAACAAAGGAAGCTCAGATCGCAGAAGCAGTCACCTCCCACCATCCCATCTTCAGATTCAAGCAATGCCATTAGGCAACCTACTAGACAACCAATGGGATCAAACTCCCCTGGTAGAAAACTCAGACTAAGATCTCCCAGTTTGCAGCAACGCAATGACCAATTGAGTGAGACCAGCAGTGGCATGAGAGATTTAAGTCACCAAGGTGACAACATTTCTCTGCAATCCGAAAGCAACATTAGCTTGTGCTCTGATATTGACATGGAAGTTCCAAGAACCAATCAATCTGACAAGATCAATACCACCTTCTTCCAGCAGGATGGCAAGAAACAAAAGGTAAGTGTTCATGCTCTTATTTACCCATACAAGAACCTTATTATCTCGTTAACAGGTTTTGTTTCTCTCACTCAGAATCCAACAGGGTGCATCAAAGACAGGTTGATAGTCGAACCGGCAATAGCTACCCTGGAACAACCAAGTCCGGTCTCTGTTCTTGATGCTACATTTTATAGAGACGAGTCACCATCTCCAGTGAAGAAGATATTAAATGCCTTCGAAG ATTATGAGGCTCAAGATCCTGATGAAGGGGAATGGGTTCCATTGGATCTAGCTCAATTGCAAAAGGGCACAAAACCCATTTTCAGTGCTTACattgatgataacaaatcaGAAAGCATCCGGCATGTACTTCAGAATCTTCAACAAATAAACTGTACTGAAGAGAAACCAATCACTGACTACACCACAGCCCTCCACGAGAGCACGAATTCAGACCACAGATACATTTCAGAAATATTGTTAGCATCAGGTCTCCTCAGAGATCTTGACTTTGACTCGATGACCATTCAGCTCCAAGCATCAGGCCACGCCATCGATTCTGGGGTGTTCCTTGCATTGGAACAAACAAAGGCAAGTGCAGGGCTCTTGAATGATAAACTAAGTGGCAAAATGATTGTTGAATCAGAACATCCTGAGAAAATTCAAAGAATACTCGTATTCGATACTGTTAATGAAATTCTTGCTCAAAAGTTGCTGTTAGGAGGTCCTCTACAGAAGTGGTTCTCACCAAATAAGCTAGCAGGAAGAAAACCAAGAGGGCAGCAGCTTCTGGAAGAAATGTGTTCAGCAGTAGATCGGCTACAGAATAATCACTTGAACAGAAGCCTAGATGAGGAGGATGACAGTTTGAGGAGCATCATATCTGAAGATTTAATGCAACAATCCATGGATTGGATAGATTGCCCTTGTGAGATTCCTGGCATAGTGTTGGGTCTTGAGCGGTTGATCTTTAAAGACTTAATAACTGAAGTTGTGAACGGGGAGAGAGCTGGTCTGAAAGGCAAGCCTGGTGGGCGTTCCAGAAAGTTATTTTCCATGTAG
- the LOC121248234 gene encoding protein LONGIFOLIA 1-like isoform X2: MSAKLLRTITDENQDLHKQIGCMNGFFQLFDRRHFLAGRRRINSHDHKRLLPGQNGSPTTEPDNALHRVKETNPKKLVKEKHRVSTESSKTSLSSSSCSSSFSSLDYKIAQFESSSYNQPSLPETPTRPMNKLPNASLQSRQQSHDLRDVVKDSIYREARTLSVKTCRKEEAVGSTLKYIDSPRPLQFPNSIKPRASGANDSVRILAKLQESRNYKEEKASLKLLSLKEAPRLSYDGRVSQDACKSTIKLKELPRLSLDSRVCSIRGSASETKSNFLLKDLQRRSDNSSNMLNQQQEPESSKRSSTIIAKLMGLEAFQQSALTSENPLGFISSCQTEKSDHFSNSRTTDGNKQNQIPGSPRKSHKDPIQARLKNADHVIRPTSGSRFPAEPTPRRQPDGSQSSQQTSFGHGKATTKASNSCPSVYGEIEKRLAELEFNKSGKDLRALKQILEAMQKPKEALDTKREQASEFASQRSNYSSSLQSSNLASPRKLQNKDPISDTIKGPQSPKSYRPPMAIMKPVKLIRRTSDCASNIIPTESMSRPNKHGDTANGRKVDKLRAKDLAPGSNYLKDHFSSLSCSTDKKTNAKTSKSTSALTAPRHIIGENNTSSATVSPRLQQRKLRSQKQSPPTIPSSDSSNAIRQPTRQPMGSNSPGRKLRLRSPSLQQRNDQLSETSSGMRDLSHQGDNISLQSESNISLCSDIDMEVPRTNQSDKINTTFFQQDGKKQKNPTGCIKDRLIVEPAIATLEQPSPVSVLDATFYRDESPSPVKKILNAFEDYEAQDPDEGEWVPLDLAQLQKGTKPIFSAYIDDNKSESIRHVLQNLQQINCTEEKPITDYTTALHESTNSDHRYISEILLASGLLRDLDFDSMTIQLQASGHAIDSGVFLALEQTKASAGLLNDKLSGKMIVESEHPEKIQRILVFDTVNEILAQKLLLGGPLQKWFSPNKLAGRKPRGQQLLEEMCSAVDRLQNNHLNRSLDEEDDSLRSIISEDLMQQSMDWIDCPCEIPGIVLGLERLIFKDLITEVVNGERAGLKGKPGGRSRKLFSM, from the exons ATGTCTGCAAAGCTTTTGCGTACCATAACTGATGAAAATCAAGATCTGCATAAGCAGATTGGGTGCATGAATGGATTCTTTCAGCTCTTTGACCGCCGCCATTTTCTCGCTGGGAGACGACGCATCAACAGCCATGACCACAAGAGACTTCTTCCAG GTCAAAATGGCAGCCCCACAACAGAGCCTGACAACGCATTACACAGAGTTAAG GAAACAAATCCAAAGAAGCTTGTGAAAGAGAAACATAGAGTCTCGACAGAATCATCCAAAACCTCTCTTTCATCCTCCTCATGCTCATCTAGCTTCTCCTCTCTTGACTATAAGATAGCACAATTCGAGTCATCTTCGTATAACCAACCCAGTTTACCTGAAACCCCCACTCGGCCCATGAACAAATTACCAAATGCGTCTTTGCAATCAAGGCAGCAATCCCACGACCTCCGAGATGTTGTTAAAGACTCCATCTACAGAGAAGCCCGTACATTATCAGTAAAAACTTGTAGAAAGGAGGAAGCAGTGGGTAGTACATTAAAATACATCGACTCGCCGCGGCCTTTGCAGTTTCCCAACTCTATCAAGCCCAGAGCTTCTGGTGCCAATGATTCAGTTCGCATTCTTGCTAAACTCCAGGAATCAAGGAATTACAAGGAAGAGAAAGCTAGCCTTAAGCTGTTGTCACTGAAGGAGGCTCCTCGGCTCTCTTATGATGGAAGGGTATCACAAGATGCATGCAAGTCTACCATAAAGCTCAAGGAACTCCCAAGGTTGTCATTGGACAGCAGAGTATGCTCCATAAGGGGTTCCGCCtctgaaacaaaatcaaattttcttttgaaggaTCTGCAAAGAAGGTCGGACAACTCCAGCAATATGCTTAACCAGCAGCAAGAACCAGAAAGTTCCAAACGATCATCCACCATTATTGCAAAGTTGATGGGATTGGAAGCTTTCCAACAATCAGCATTGACCAGCGAGAATCCATTAGGGTTCATCAGTAGCTGCCAAACTGAGAAATCTGACCACTTCTCAAACTCAAGAACAACTGATGGAAACAAGCAAAATCAAATTCCTGGGTCCCCAAGGAAATCACACAAGGACCCCATCCAAGCCAGGTTGAAAAATGCTGATCATGTTATAAGGCCTACCTCAGGATCAAGATTTCCAGCAGAACCAACTCCAAGGAGGCAGCCAGATGGCAGCCAGAGTTCTCAACAAACAAGTTTCGGGCATGGGAAAGCAACCACAAAAGCCTCAAACTCTTGCCCCTCTGTTTATGGGGAAATTGAAAAAAGGTTGGCCGAGCTGGAGTTCAATAAATCTGGCAAGGATCTCAGAGCTCTTAAACAGATACTTGAAGCAATGCAGAAGCCTAAAGAAGCATTAGATACCAAAAGAGAGCAGGCTTCGGAATTTGCATCTCAAAGAAGCAATTATAGCAGCTCTCTGCAAAGCTCAAATTTAGCAAGCCCAAGAAAGCTACAAAATAAGGACCCAATTTCTGACACAATCAAGGGGCCACAATCTCCAAAGAGTTATAGACCCCCAATGGCCATCATGAAACCAGTTAAACTAATCAGAAGAACAAGTGACTGCGCTTCCAACATAATCCCAACTGAAAGTATGTCACGACCCAACAAGCATGGTGACACTGCAAATGGGAGAAAGGTTGACAAGCTAAGAGCAAAAGATCTAGCTCCAGGAAGCAATTATCTAAAAGACCATTTCAGTTCACTTTCTTGCTCCACAGATAAGAAAACCAATGcaaaaacttcaaaatcaaCATCAGCTTTAACAGCACCCCGACACATAATTGGAGAAAACAACACGAGCTCAGCAACTGTGAGCCCCAGACTGCAACAAAGGAAGCTCAGATCGCAGAAGCAGTCACCTCCCACCATCCCATCTTCAGATTCAAGCAATGCCATTAGGCAACCTACTAGACAACCAATGGGATCAAACTCCCCTGGTAGAAAACTCAGACTAAGATCTCCCAGTTTGCAGCAACGCAATGACCAATTGAGTGAGACCAGCAGTGGCATGAGAGATTTAAGTCACCAAGGTGACAACATTTCTCTGCAATCCGAAAGCAACATTAGCTTGTGCTCTGATATTGACATGGAAGTTCCAAGAACCAATCAATCTGACAAGATCAATACCACCTTCTTCCAGCAGGATGGCAAGAAACAAAAG AATCCAACAGGGTGCATCAAAGACAGGTTGATAGTCGAACCGGCAATAGCTACCCTGGAACAACCAAGTCCGGTCTCTGTTCTTGATGCTACATTTTATAGAGACGAGTCACCATCTCCAGTGAAGAAGATATTAAATGCCTTCGAAG ATTATGAGGCTCAAGATCCTGATGAAGGGGAATGGGTTCCATTGGATCTAGCTCAATTGCAAAAGGGCACAAAACCCATTTTCAGTGCTTACattgatgataacaaatcaGAAAGCATCCGGCATGTACTTCAGAATCTTCAACAAATAAACTGTACTGAAGAGAAACCAATCACTGACTACACCACAGCCCTCCACGAGAGCACGAATTCAGACCACAGATACATTTCAGAAATATTGTTAGCATCAGGTCTCCTCAGAGATCTTGACTTTGACTCGATGACCATTCAGCTCCAAGCATCAGGCCACGCCATCGATTCTGGGGTGTTCCTTGCATTGGAACAAACAAAGGCAAGTGCAGGGCTCTTGAATGATAAACTAAGTGGCAAAATGATTGTTGAATCAGAACATCCTGAGAAAATTCAAAGAATACTCGTATTCGATACTGTTAATGAAATTCTTGCTCAAAAGTTGCTGTTAGGAGGTCCTCTACAGAAGTGGTTCTCACCAAATAAGCTAGCAGGAAGAAAACCAAGAGGGCAGCAGCTTCTGGAAGAAATGTGTTCAGCAGTAGATCGGCTACAGAATAATCACTTGAACAGAAGCCTAGATGAGGAGGATGACAGTTTGAGGAGCATCATATCTGAAGATTTAATGCAACAATCCATGGATTGGATAGATTGCCCTTGTGAGATTCCTGGCATAGTGTTGGGTCTTGAGCGGTTGATCTTTAAAGACTTAATAACTGAAGTTGTGAACGGGGAGAGAGCTGGTCTGAAAGGCAAGCCTGGTGGGCGTTCCAGAAAGTTATTTTCCATGTAG
- the LOC121249202 gene encoding secreted RxLR effector protein 161-like → MSTSVKLSTDGSGKNVEQSLYRSIIGSLLYLTASRPDIAFSVGVCARFQANPKESHLVTVKRILRYVNETVNYGIWYSRDSNTELAGYSDADWVGNADDRKSTSGGCFYVGTNLVAWMSKKQNSISLSTAEAEYIAAGSCCTQLLWMKQMLCDYGITQGMMSIYCDNTSAINISKNPVQHSRTKHIDIRHHLIRELVETRVVTLEYIPTEHQLADLFTKPLDVLRFELLRKAIGICALT, encoded by the coding sequence ATGAGCACGAGTGTTAAGCTTAGTACTGATGGGTCAGGCAAGAATGTTGAGCAATCCTTGTATAGGAGCATAATTGGGAGTCTACTGTATCTCACTGCAAGTAGACCAGACATTGCTTTTAGTGTTGGGGTCTGTGCTAGATTTCAAGCTAATCCTAAGGAATCTCATTTAGTAACTGTCAAACGCATACTTCGCTATGTAAATGAGACAGTCAATTATGGGATCTGGTATTCtagagactctaatactgagcTTGCAGGCTattctgatgctgattgggtAGGTAATGCAGATGATAGAAAAAGTACTTCTGGTGGGTGTTTCTATGTCGGCACAAACCTTGTTGCCTGGATGAGCAAGAAGCAAAATTCCATATCGCTGTCCACGGCTGAGGCTGAATATATTGCTGCAGGCAGCTGTTGCACGCaattgttgtggatgaagcaaaTGTTGTGTGACTATGGTATTACTCAAGGTATGATGAGCATTTATTGTGACAATACTAGTGccataaacatttcaaaaaatcctGTCCAACACTCTAGgaccaagcacattgacattAGACATCATCTTATTCGAGAGCTGGTAGAAACACGTGTGGTGACTCTTGAGTACATTCCCACCGAACACCAACTAGCCGACCTTTTCACTAAACCTTTGGATGTGCTTCGGTTTGAATTACTTCGAAAGGCTATTGGTATTTGTGCATTGACCTGA